A genomic window from Flavobacterium johnsoniae includes:
- the purD gene encoding phosphoribosylamine--glycine ligase — protein sequence MTILLLGSGGREHAFAWKMTQSPLCEKLFVVPGNAGTAAIAENVAISATDFEAVKALVLKENISLVVVGPEDPLVKGIYDYFKNDESLKHIPVIGPSKLGAQLEGSKEFAKEFLMKHNIPTAAYDSFTAETVEKGCDFLETLQPPYVLKADGLAAGKGVLIIQDLEEAKTELRNMLVHAKFGTASAKVVIEEFLDGIELSCFVLTDGKNYKILPTAKDYKRIGEGDTGLNTGGMGAVSPVPYVDAVLMEKIETRIVKPTIEGFQKDGIEYKGFVFIGLINVKNEPIVIEYNVRMGDPETEVVVPRLKSDLVELFLSVADQKLGDFNLEVDPRSATTVMLVSGGYPEDFEKGKVISGLENIEESIVFHAGTKLDNGNVVTNGGRVIAITSYGDNFQEAIKKSYQNIDKLSFDKMYFRKDIGFDLI from the coding sequence ATGACAATTTTATTATTGGGATCAGGCGGAAGAGAGCATGCATTTGCATGGAAAATGACTCAGAGTCCGCTTTGCGAAAAACTTTTTGTAGTACCTGGAAATGCAGGAACCGCTGCAATTGCTGAAAACGTGGCAATATCTGCGACAGATTTTGAAGCTGTAAAAGCTTTAGTACTTAAAGAAAATATAAGTTTAGTAGTCGTAGGACCTGAAGATCCATTGGTAAAAGGTATTTACGATTATTTCAAAAACGACGAAAGTTTAAAACATATTCCAGTTATCGGTCCATCTAAATTAGGTGCTCAATTAGAAGGAAGTAAAGAATTTGCCAAAGAATTCTTGATGAAACACAATATTCCAACGGCGGCTTACGATAGTTTTACTGCAGAAACAGTTGAAAAAGGTTGTGATTTCTTAGAAACATTACAGCCTCCATACGTTTTAAAAGCAGACGGATTGGCAGCAGGAAAAGGAGTTTTGATTATTCAGGATCTTGAAGAAGCAAAAACAGAATTACGTAATATGTTGGTTCACGCTAAATTTGGAACAGCAAGTGCAAAAGTTGTTATCGAAGAATTTTTGGACGGAATCGAATTAAGCTGTTTCGTTTTAACAGACGGGAAAAACTATAAAATTCTTCCAACAGCAAAAGATTACAAAAGAATTGGCGAAGGCGATACAGGTTTAAATACAGGCGGAATGGGAGCCGTTTCTCCAGTTCCTTATGTTGATGCTGTTTTAATGGAAAAAATTGAAACTCGTATTGTAAAACCAACAATCGAAGGTTTTCAAAAAGACGGAATCGAATATAAAGGTTTTGTTTTTATTGGTTTAATAAATGTGAAAAACGAACCAATCGTTATTGAATATAACGTAAGAATGGGAGATCCTGAAACTGAAGTTGTGGTTCCGAGATTAAAATCAGATTTAGTTGAATTGTTTTTGTCTGTTGCAGATCAAAAATTAGGCGATTTTAATTTAGAAGTTGATCCAAGAAGTGCTACAACGGTTATGTTAGTTTCTGGCGGATATCCTGAAGATTTTGAAAAAGGAAAAGTAATTTCAGGATTAGAAAATATTGAAGAATCTATAGTTTTTCACGCAGGGACAAAATTAGATAACGGAAATGTCGTTACTAATGGAGGACGTGTAATTGCTATTACTTCTTACGGAGATAATTTCCAAGAAGCCATAAAAAAATCTTACCAAAACATAGATAAACTAAGCTTTGATAAGATGTATTTTAGAAAAGATATCGGCTTCGATCTAATTTAA
- a CDS encoding DUF6341 family protein encodes MKAFFEGIQYLFVNILFAPLDFLRRLELITWFGANTINWIFMIICSAAIVYWIKQLRIFDDAGTENQDTTAHSFLK; translated from the coding sequence ATGAAAGCTTTTTTCGAAGGAATTCAATACTTATTCGTTAACATTTTGTTTGCTCCTCTTGACTTTTTACGTCGTTTGGAATTAATTACATGGTTTGGTGCAAACACTATTAACTGGATTTTTATGATCATCTGCTCTGCTGCAATCGTTTACTGGATTAAACAATTACGCATTTTTGATGACGCTGGAACTGAAAACCAAGATACAACAGCTCATTCATTTTTAAAATAA